From Cydia splendana unplaced genomic scaffold, ilCydSple1.2 scaffold_57_ctg1, whole genome shotgun sequence, one genomic window encodes:
- the LOC134805742 gene encoding uncharacterized protein LOC134805742, whose product MLSELVSIRERLNKLREDIVKLGPERRRKEIGRKKLDESNELYNRAADIVSQLQKQTEKYKISELELANKHINDIADTYSRIKIALNYFDTESQTDGKMAKPSFDVKTAIALLPVMTGQEDTTKQLIDGILMYSSIINSETQQILIDFVLKTRLSSSAKLRLKTSYSSVELLVTDMRTFLLPKKSSGSIQAQLYRARQGRRTIEAFGAEIEDLFVNLTISQADGNHSRYDILRPLNEKSAIKRFADGLADPKLSTIISSRQFTSLPEAIRTAIDEHSSSPQQDQVLHYGRGHSQNIHPNGDIKLYYDVTFVA is encoded by the coding sequence ATGCTATCTGAGTTAGTGTCCATTCgtgaaaggttaaataaattaagagaAGATATTGTAAAGTTAGGTCCAGAGAGGCGACGGAAAGAAATAGGTAGAAAGAAActagacgaatcaaacgaattaTATAATCGCGCGGCGGATATTGTGTCTCAGTTACAGAAGCAaacggaaaaatataaaatttcagAATTAGAGTTAGCTAATAAGCATATAAACGATATTGCCGACACTTACAGTAGGATAAAGATAgcattaaattattttgatacagaATCTCAAACAGACGGAAAAATGGCTAAGCCCAGTTTTGATGTCAAGACGGCCATCGCCTTGTTGCCCGTCATGACGGGGCAGGAGGATACCACTAAACAATTAATAGACGGTATTCTAATGTACAGTTCCATTATTAATAGCGAAACTCAACAGATTTTAATAGACTTCGTCCTAAAAACAAGACTTTCATCTAGCGCTAAGCTCAGATTAAAGACGTCATATAGTAGCGTAGAATTACTTGTCACGGATATGCGCACATTCTTACTACCTAAAAAATCGTCCGGATCGATTCAGGCTCAACTATACAGAGCTAGGCAAGGTAGGAGAACTATAGAGGCATTCGGAGCCGAGATCGAGGATCTTTTCGTCAACCTGACCATATCTCAGGCCGACGGTAACCATAGCAGGTACGATATACTTCGTCCGCTGAACGAGAAATCAGCCATTAAACGGTTTGCAGACGGTCTAGCAGACCCAAAATTAAGCACAATAATATCATCTAGGCAATTTACGTCATTGCCCGAAGCAATCAGGACGGCCATTGACGAGCACAGCTCATCACCACAACAGGATCAAGTCCTACATTATGGACGGGGACATTCTC